From a single Streptomyces sp. NBC_01264 genomic region:
- a CDS encoding molybdopterin oxidoreductase family protein has translation MAEVRTHCPYCALQCGTVLGGGAGRTTVRPDGEFPVNQGGLCQKGWTAPALLGAPDRLTSPLVRGADGRLAPSTWEAALDTIAARLRDIRDEHGPDAVGVFGGGGLTNEKAYQLGKFARVALGTSQIDYNGRFCMSSAAAAGTTAFGLDRGLPFPVTDLGGAEVILLAGANPAETMPPLMRHLNKARLIVIDPRRTPTAEAAALHLQPAPGTDLALALGLLHLAVVGGHADQPFLDKRTTGFDAAWRRAAAWWPERVERVTGVPVAEQREAVRMLATAERAYVLTGRGAEQHSKGTDTVSAFINLALTLGLPGREGSGYGCLTGQGNGQGGREHGQKADQLPGYRMLTDPAARAHVAAVWGVDPEALPGPGRSAYELLDALGTDGGPRALLVFGSNPAVSAPHAARIGDRLASLDLLVVADFVPSETALLADVVLPVTQWAEEEGTMTNLEGRILRRRRMLAPPGEARSDLEVLHGLAVRLGRPAAQFPTEPREVFEELRRASRGGRADYSGISYERLDAGEALYWPCPQVPGGPGGDGPGGDGPGGADRAPHPGTPRLFLDAFAHPDGLARFAEVEHRDSAETPDADFPLYATTGRVLAQYQSGAQTRRIPELMAAAPEMFVEVHPDTAGRHGLVEGAAARVSSARGSTLARVRLVGTLRTDTVFLPFHFAGAGRANLITSPALDPRSKMPEFKVCAVRIGPAAEPVPEALSEPLARARP, from the coding sequence GTGGCTGAGGTCAGGACCCACTGCCCGTACTGCGCCCTCCAGTGCGGCACCGTACTGGGCGGCGGGGCCGGCCGTACGACCGTCAGACCCGACGGGGAATTCCCGGTGAACCAGGGCGGGTTGTGCCAGAAGGGCTGGACCGCTCCCGCCCTGCTCGGCGCGCCCGACCGGCTGACCTCGCCGCTGGTGCGCGGGGCGGACGGCCGGCTCGCCCCCAGCACCTGGGAGGCCGCCCTCGACACGATCGCCGCACGGCTGCGGGACATCCGCGACGAGCACGGCCCCGACGCGGTGGGCGTGTTCGGCGGGGGCGGACTCACCAACGAAAAGGCCTACCAGCTGGGCAAGTTCGCCCGGGTCGCGCTCGGCACCAGTCAGATCGACTACAACGGCCGGTTCTGCATGTCCTCGGCGGCCGCCGCGGGCACGACCGCCTTCGGGCTCGACCGCGGCCTGCCCTTCCCCGTCACCGATCTCGGCGGGGCCGAGGTGATCCTGCTCGCCGGCGCCAACCCCGCCGAGACGATGCCGCCGCTGATGCGCCACCTGAACAAGGCCCGGCTGATCGTCATCGACCCCCGGCGCACCCCCACCGCCGAGGCCGCGGCCCTGCACCTGCAGCCGGCGCCCGGCACGGACCTCGCACTGGCCCTGGGACTGCTGCACCTCGCGGTCGTCGGGGGCCACGCGGACCAGCCCTTCCTGGACAAGCGCACCACCGGCTTCGACGCGGCCTGGCGGCGGGCCGCCGCCTGGTGGCCCGAGCGCGTGGAGCGGGTCACCGGAGTCCCGGTCGCCGAACAGCGCGAGGCGGTCCGCATGCTGGCCACCGCGGAGCGGGCGTACGTCCTGACCGGACGCGGCGCCGAGCAGCACAGCAAGGGCACCGACACGGTCTCGGCCTTCATCAACCTCGCCCTCACCCTCGGCCTGCCCGGCCGAGAGGGCAGCGGCTACGGCTGCCTGACCGGCCAGGGCAACGGCCAGGGCGGGCGCGAGCACGGCCAGAAGGCCGACCAGCTGCCCGGCTACCGCATGCTGACGGACCCCGCCGCCCGCGCCCACGTCGCCGCGGTCTGGGGGGTGGACCCCGAGGCCCTGCCGGGTCCCGGCCGCAGCGCCTACGAACTCCTCGACGCCCTCGGTACGGACGGCGGTCCGCGCGCCCTGCTCGTCTTCGGCTCGAACCCGGCGGTCTCCGCACCGCACGCGGCCCGGATCGGCGACCGGCTCGCCTCGCTCGACCTGCTGGTCGTGGCCGACTTCGTGCCCTCCGAGACCGCGCTCCTCGCCGACGTCGTGCTGCCCGTGACCCAGTGGGCCGAGGAGGAGGGCACGATGACCAACCTGGAGGGGCGGATCCTGCGCCGGCGCCGGATGCTGGCCCCGCCCGGCGAGGCCCGCAGCGACCTGGAGGTGCTGCACGGCCTCGCGGTCCGGCTCGGCCGGCCCGCCGCGCAGTTCCCCACCGAGCCGCGCGAGGTCTTCGAGGAGCTGCGCCGCGCGTCACGGGGCGGGCGCGCCGACTACTCCGGCATCAGCTACGAACGCCTCGACGCGGGCGAGGCGTTGTACTGGCCCTGCCCCCAGGTCCCGGGCGGCCCGGGCGGGGACGGCCCGGGCGGCGACGGCCCGGGCGGGGCGGACCGCGCACCGCACCCCGGCACCCCCCGGCTGTTCCTCGACGCCTTCGCGCACCCGGACGGGCTGGCCCGTTTCGCCGAGGTCGAGCACCGCGACAGCGCCGAGACCCCCGACGCGGACTTCCCGCTGTACGCCACGACGGGCCGGGTGCTCGCCCAGTACCAGTCGGGCGCGCAGACCCGCCGGATCCCCGAACTGATGGCGGCCGCACCCGAGATGTTCGTCGAGGTGCACCCCGATACCGCCGGGCGGCACGGGCTCGTCGAGGGCGCCGCCGCCAGGGTGAGCTCGGCGCGCGGCAGCACCCTGGCACGGGTCCGGCTGGTCGGGACCCTGCGGACGGACACGGTCTTCCTGCCGTTCCACTTCGCCGGGGCGGGCCGGGCCAACCTGATCACCAGCCCCGCGCTCGACCCGCGCAGCAAGATGCCCGAGTTCAAGGTGTGCGCGGTGCGCATCGGGCCGGCCGCCGAACCGGTGCCCGAGGCGCTCTCCGAACCGCTCGCCAGGGCCCGGCCGTGA
- a CDS encoding MFS transporter, with protein sequence MRPARTETGRWIEDWDPENEEFWQRTGRRTARRNLILSVLSEHIGFSVWSMWSVLVLFMSPEIGLGFTPSEKFLLVIVPTLVGALLRLPYSYAVTRFGGRNWTVFATAILLVPTLAALWFVQRPGTPLWVFLLIGAAGGVGGGNFASSMTNIAVLFPRHLQGWALGVNAGGGNLGVAAIQLIGLLVIATAGSSHPAYVISAYLPLIVLVSLLAALKMDNFTAVRGAPGAQLEALRDPHTWWISLLYVGTFGSFIGYGFAFGLVLQSQFGATPLESASYTFLGPLLGSLARPLGGLLSDRWGGALITLCTFCAMAAGTGVLLLASVQGSFALFICGFTVLFVLTGIGNGSTYKMIPAVFARRAEDAVTSGHDATEAFARARSLSGALIGIAGAVGALGGVGVNLVFRSSYGGSEKSGEPAFLAFLAYYLVCVLVTCAVYLRKRPTAEPAPRRVLARAGRG encoded by the coding sequence ATGAGACCCGCACGGACCGAGACCGGACGCTGGATCGAGGACTGGGACCCCGAGAACGAGGAGTTCTGGCAGCGGACCGGCCGCAGGACCGCCCGCCGCAACCTGATCCTCTCGGTCCTCTCCGAGCACATCGGCTTCTCCGTATGGAGCATGTGGTCGGTCCTGGTGCTCTTCATGTCCCCCGAGATCGGCCTGGGCTTCACCCCGTCCGAGAAGTTCCTGCTCGTCATCGTCCCCACCCTGGTGGGCGCGCTGCTGCGCCTCCCCTACAGCTACGCGGTGACCCGCTTCGGCGGCCGCAACTGGACCGTGTTCGCCACCGCCATCCTGCTCGTCCCGACGCTCGCCGCACTCTGGTTCGTCCAGCGGCCGGGCACCCCGCTGTGGGTGTTCCTGCTGATCGGCGCGGCCGGCGGGGTGGGCGGAGGCAATTTCGCCTCCTCCATGACGAACATCGCCGTCCTCTTCCCGCGGCACCTCCAGGGCTGGGCCCTCGGCGTCAACGCGGGCGGCGGAAACCTCGGCGTCGCGGCGATCCAGCTGATCGGCCTGCTGGTCATCGCCACGGCCGGCAGCTCCCATCCCGCGTACGTCATCTCCGCGTACCTCCCCCTGATCGTGCTGGTCTCGCTCCTCGCCGCGCTGAAGATGGACAACTTCACCGCCGTGCGCGGCGCACCCGGCGCCCAGCTCGAGGCCCTGCGCGACCCGCACACCTGGTGGATCTCCCTCCTCTACGTCGGCACCTTCGGCTCCTTCATCGGCTACGGCTTCGCCTTCGGGCTGGTGCTCCAGAGCCAGTTCGGAGCCACCCCGCTGGAGTCGGCCTCGTACACCTTCCTCGGACCGCTGCTCGGCTCGCTGGCCCGGCCGTTGGGCGGGCTGCTGTCCGACCGGTGGGGCGGCGCCCTGATCACCCTCTGCACCTTCTGCGCGATGGCCGCGGGCACCGGGGTCCTGCTGCTGGCCTCCGTGCAGGGGTCCTTCGCGCTCTTCATCTGCGGATTCACCGTGCTGTTCGTACTGACCGGCATCGGCAACGGCTCGACGTACAAGATGATCCCGGCGGTGTTCGCCAGGAGGGCCGAGGACGCCGTCACCTCCGGCCACGACGCGACGGAGGCCTTCGCCCGGGCCCGCAGCCTCTCGGGTGCGCTGATCGGCATCGCCGGCGCGGTCGGCGCCCTCGGCGGGGTCGGGGTCAACCTGGTCTTCCGCAGCTCGTACGGCGGCTCCGAGAAGTCCGGTGAGCCCGCGTTCCTCGCCTTCCTCGCCTACTACCTGGTGTGCGTCCTGGTGACCTGCGCGGTCTACCTCCGCAAGCGCCCCACCGCCGAGCCCGCCCCCCGGCGCGTCCTCGCCCGAGCCGGCCGTGGCTGA